One part of the Desulfonema ishimotonii genome encodes these proteins:
- a CDS encoding double-cubane-cluster-containing anaerobic reductase, with amino-acid sequence MAASPHREMWEKLNLDIEAHDGLLEVLGKFYGDIYLSQEGRLGGMEYLDFVLSEVHGLRIREIQDARAAGKKVIGSFCVFVPEELTLAANAIQVGLCAGADAGKEEAEKLVPRNTCALIKSFIGFKLARICPYTESCDLIIGETTCDGKKKAYEAFGELVPMHVMEVPQQKNACDRTLWKSEILRYKDRLEALTGNTITAENLKKGIRIINDRRRALQRLNALRAAVPAPISGRDVLLINQVSFYDDPIRFTESIGKLCDQLEERIQKKEGIVPESTPRLMLSGCPMAVPNWKLPYIVEGSGAVVVGEESCIGTRNTRDLVDESGQTVEEMIDAICDRYMKIDCACFTPNTERLENIADMAKELKADGVIHYALMFCQPYAHEAFKVEKALREADIPMLSIETDYSMEDAEQLKTRVEAFVEMVS; translated from the coding sequence ATGGCAGCATCACCGCATAGAGAGATGTGGGAGAAACTGAACCTGGATATTGAGGCCCATGACGGGTTGCTGGAAGTTCTGGGCAAATTTTACGGCGATATCTACCTCTCCCAGGAGGGGCGGCTCGGGGGGATGGAATATCTCGATTTTGTACTTTCCGAGGTTCACGGGCTGCGGATCAGGGAGATTCAGGATGCCAGGGCTGCGGGAAAAAAAGTGATCGGCAGTTTCTGCGTGTTTGTGCCCGAAGAGCTGACCCTGGCGGCCAATGCCATTCAGGTGGGGCTGTGTGCCGGTGCGGACGCCGGAAAGGAAGAGGCTGAAAAGCTGGTGCCCCGCAATACCTGCGCCCTGATCAAATCGTTCATCGGATTCAAGCTGGCCCGGATCTGCCCCTATACCGAGTCCTGTGACCTGATTATCGGCGAGACCACCTGTGATGGAAAAAAGAAGGCCTATGAGGCCTTTGGCGAGCTGGTTCCCATGCATGTCATGGAAGTGCCCCAGCAGAAAAATGCCTGTGACCGGACGCTTTGGAAATCCGAAATCCTCCGGTACAAAGACCGCCTGGAAGCGCTGACCGGCAATACCATCACGGCTGAAAACCTGAAAAAGGGCATTAGGATTATCAATGACCGCAGGCGCGCGCTTCAGCGGCTTAACGCACTGCGGGCCGCAGTTCCCGCGCCCATTTCAGGCCGCGATGTGCTGCTCATCAACCAGGTCAGTTTTTATGATGATCCGATCCGGTTCACAGAGAGCATCGGCAAGCTGTGCGATCAGCTGGAGGAGCGGATTCAGAAAAAAGAGGGGATTGTGCCCGAAAGCACCCCGCGTCTGATGCTCTCCGGCTGCCCGATGGCTGTGCCCAACTGGAAGCTGCCTTACATTGTCGAGGGCTCCGGGGCGGTTGTGGTCGGCGAGGAGTCCTGTATTGGCACCCGCAACACCCGTGACCTGGTGGACGAGTCCGGCCAGACCGTGGAGGAGATGATTGACGCCATCTGTGACCGGTATATGAAGATCGACTGTGCCTGTTTCACCCCCAATACCGAGCGGCTGGAAAACATTGCGGACATGGCAAAAGAGCTGAAAGCGGATGGCGTGATTCACTACGCCCTCATGTTCTGTCAGCCTTATGCCCACGAAGCCTTTAAGGTGGAAAAGGCTCTCAGAGAGGCCGATATTCCCATGCTTTCCATTGAGACCGACTACAGCATGGAGGATGCGGAGCAGCTCAAAACACGGGTTGAGGCGTTCGTGGAGATGGTCAGCTGA
- a CDS encoding type II toxin-antitoxin system MqsA family antitoxin, which translates to MYKDGDMCPICGQATLERSVIDETFEYKGREITVSDYVIHTCPECGESVVDPESLRSSEKIIRDFQRRTDGLLTSDEIRRTRKASGFTQEAFGKILGGGVKGFARYENGQVTQSRAMDNLLRIIDRYPFALDVITKGPSAGEERARTFQYDKSITSGQKNIVYTFCASDRYYDYDVNAVGER; encoded by the coding sequence ATGTATAAAGATGGGGATATGTGCCCGATTTGCGGACAGGCCACTTTGGAAAGATCGGTAATTGATGAAACATTTGAATATAAAGGTCGGGAGATTACTGTAAGCGATTATGTTATCCATACGTGCCCTGAGTGCGGGGAATCTGTTGTTGATCCCGAAAGCCTGAGATCGTCGGAGAAAATTATCCGGGATTTTCAGAGAAGGACAGACGGCCTTTTAACCTCGGATGAAATCAGGAGAACACGGAAGGCGTCCGGCTTTACCCAGGAGGCGTTCGGGAAGATTCTGGGGGGCGGCGTCAAAGGGTTTGCCAGATATGAAAACGGTCAGGTGACGCAGAGCAGGGCAATGGATAACCTGCTTCGCATCATAGACCGTTATCCGTTTGCACTGGATGTGATCACCAAAGGCCCGTCAGCAGGGGAGGAGAGAGCAAGGACATTTCAGTATGATAAGAGCATCACTTCTGGTCAGAAAAATATTGTGTATACCTTTTGCGCCTCCGATCGGTATTATGATTATGATGTGAATGCGGTGGGGGAAAGATGA
- a CDS encoding acyl-CoA dehydratase activase, translating to MIAGIDIGSRSVELVVTDGEKIIRQAKAATTFDPLSQVKKLLGELRPERIVGTGYGRNLLADADLGTEVTTITEIKAYALGTHRLFPAARTVLDIGGQDTKAISLTNTGKVARFEMNDRCAAGTGKFLEHVASVFQIPVETFGDYALEGDEVLSINSMCTVFAETEATSLMAQGQRPQNIALGLHASVVRRTANMLRRVGLEFPLVFAGGVARNRCVIRLMQDALSGEPLIPEEPDMVGAYGAALHGSRL from the coding sequence ATGATTGCAGGAATTGATATCGGATCGCGGTCCGTTGAGCTCGTGGTGACAGACGGTGAAAAAATTATCCGTCAGGCCAAAGCCGCCACGACCTTTGACCCGCTCTCGCAGGTGAAAAAATTGCTCGGTGAGCTTAGGCCGGAACGGATTGTGGGAACGGGATATGGCCGGAATCTGCTGGCAGATGCGGATTTGGGAACGGAGGTGACAACCATCACCGAAATCAAAGCCTATGCCCTGGGAACGCACCGCCTGTTCCCCGCCGCCCGGACTGTGCTGGACATCGGCGGGCAGGACACCAAGGCCATTTCACTGACAAACACGGGCAAAGTTGCCAGATTCGAGATGAATGACCGGTGCGCTGCCGGAACCGGCAAGTTTCTGGAACACGTCGCCAGCGTTTTTCAGATTCCGGTCGAGACGTTCGGAGATTACGCCCTTGAGGGGGATGAGGTGCTGTCCATCAACAGCATGTGTACGGTCTTTGCTGAAACCGAAGCCACGTCGCTGATGGCGCAGGGGCAGCGGCCTCAGAATATCGCTCTGGGGCTGCACGCCTCCGTTGTCAGGCGAACGGCGAACATGCTGCGGCGGGTGGGGCTGGAATTTCCCCTGGTTTTTGCAGGCGGCGTGGCGCGGAACCGGTGCGTGATCCGGCTGATGCAGGATGCGCTGTCTGGCGAACCGCTGATACCGGAAGAGCCGGACATGGTCGGCGCATACGGCGCGGCCCTGCACGGAAGCCGTCTCTGA
- a CDS encoding VWA domain-containing protein, translating into MKNESDKKEALRRWRLILGPYGDDALADAAGAGQGKKGALLNGEDVRRDRVLHYLYGREYKDRQADADGREGGAGASRMSVPHWLGQVRRLFPRSTVETLQRHALERYEMTALLTDPEVLEKATPSVELVRTLISFRSLLPPASMTAARKVIRAVVRELEEKLARKVRNAIQGPRCRHRHGGRPGIHNLDWKTTIRRNIRHFQPSEGTLVPEHLYFFQRSKRRLPWDIFILVDQSGSMLDSVIHSAVLAAIFYGLSSLRARLILFDTQVVDLTDRVDDPVEVLLGVQLGGGTDIGSALEYASGLVRNPGRTIVVLISDFYEGGRPGHMEAVVRRLSDAGVTLLGLAALDDRAEPDYNRHAAQQLADIGMEIGAMTPDRLAEWVGNVMAGK; encoded by the coding sequence ATGAAAAATGAGTCAGATAAGAAAGAGGCCCTGCGCCGCTGGCGGCTGATTCTCGGCCCCTACGGTGATGACGCCCTTGCAGATGCGGCGGGGGCAGGGCAGGGAAAAAAAGGGGCGCTGCTGAATGGCGAAGACGTTCGCCGGGACCGGGTGCTTCACTATCTGTACGGGCGGGAATACAAAGACCGGCAGGCCGATGCGGACGGGCGGGAGGGGGGCGCGGGTGCGTCCCGCATGAGTGTCCCGCACTGGCTGGGACAGGTCCGCAGGCTTTTCCCCCGGTCCACGGTCGAGACGCTTCAGCGCCACGCGCTGGAGCGGTATGAGATGACGGCCCTGCTCACCGACCCGGAGGTGCTGGAAAAGGCGACGCCTTCCGTGGAACTGGTGCGGACCCTGATCAGCTTCCGCTCCCTCCTGCCCCCGGCGTCCATGACGGCGGCCCGGAAGGTGATCCGCGCCGTGGTCCGGGAGCTGGAGGAAAAGCTGGCCCGGAAGGTCAGAAACGCCATTCAGGGGCCGCGATGCCGACACCGTCACGGCGGGAGACCGGGCATTCATAATCTGGACTGGAAGACCACCATCCGCCGCAATATCCGCCATTTTCAGCCGTCAGAGGGGACTCTGGTTCCCGAACATCTCTATTTTTTTCAGCGCAGTAAACGCCGTTTGCCGTGGGATATTTTTATTTTGGTGGACCAGAGCGGCTCCATGCTCGACTCGGTGATTCACAGCGCGGTGCTGGCCGCGATTTTCTACGGCCTCAGCAGCCTTCGGGCGCGGCTGATCCTGTTTGACACCCAGGTCGTGGATCTCACCGACAGGGTGGACGACCCGGTGGAGGTGCTGCTGGGGGTACAGCTCGGGGGCGGGACCGATATCGGATCGGCCCTGGAATATGCGTCGGGTCTGGTCCGCAATCCGGGGCGGACGATTGTGGTGCTGATCAGCGATTTTTATGAGGGCGGAAGGCCCGGCCACATGGAGGCGGTTGTGCGTCGGCTCAGTGACGCAGGCGTGACCCTGCTGGGGCTTGCGGCACTGGACGACCGGGCCGAGCCGGATTACAACCGGCACGCGGCGCAGCAACTGGCGGATATCGGCATGGAGATCGGGGCAATGACGCCGGACAGGCTGGCGGAATGGGTGGGAAATGTGATGGCCGGGAAGTGA
- a CDS encoding DUF5682 family protein: protein MARLDAVPASSALRLIPIRHHSPACAEHIQTLIRRDKPEIILIEGPSDAGDLIPFLARSAPPVAIYAYFVDRKGRWAEPVLSGESARYRCFYPFADFSPEWAAIRAGTKARARIRFIDLPYRAMLAAGQGRKEDLTGHDTSMLSDRHMAEADVTRRLVEKSRCRDFNEWWDRAFESGGRDRDADAFFRELLAFVMLLRDPAAPSDSETEGREQFMAARIREALGESDRVMVITGGYHTEALARHLSQPADSPSPEPPEGEGGVYLVPYSLHRLDTANGYAAGIPDCGYYQRLRAVTEKGHENPHRTVAEQLAVEIGGELRRRGESVSFSESLEAVVLSQRLGQLRGVCPGRSEILDAMETAFVRGELAEAGGMRQIIREMITPDKTGKLPKGLPVAPIVEDFRHTCAAFRLPLQWGDPKARYLDIYRSERHRQISRFFHQLAFLEVPYATHRAGPDFAAGSDLNRVREIWEVQWQSETEAFLTEQMRYGGMLRDAALSLLTERLESETGGPGAVALLISALMMGLHPILERILQPIADWLVKEGDFVRLITGLRGLYVAHTARNVLETEAIPRFPFLLEQGFQRACAGLTWIGETDEERLSEVSRGMADLNGFGLRGEPWADDALFIRSITPLCEATAPPVIRGTASGILISRKIWGREEAKAALRHVCDQAWHDAEALGGFLAGFLLVARGALIRNPDLAGEMSKTLGAWDEEIFINALPALRLAFTHLTPRETRELARTIGGLTGRKENFLNRPLEWSPDDLRIMARLREQVDASLVPWGIGEIPEDSDEK from the coding sequence ATGGCCCGCCTGGATGCGGTTCCGGCATCGTCCGCGCTGCGGCTGATTCCCATCCGGCATCACAGCCCGGCCTGTGCGGAACACATACAAACGCTGATCCGGCGGGATAAACCGGAGATCATCCTGATCGAAGGGCCGTCCGATGCCGGGGATCTGATTCCGTTTCTGGCCCGATCCGCGCCGCCCGTGGCCATTTATGCCTATTTCGTGGACCGGAAGGGGCGGTGGGCCGAACCGGTCCTTTCCGGCGAATCGGCCCGGTACCGGTGTTTTTACCCCTTTGCTGACTTTTCGCCCGAATGGGCCGCCATTCGCGCCGGAACAAAGGCCCGCGCCCGTATCCGCTTCATTGACCTGCCGTACCGGGCCATGCTGGCGGCAGGGCAGGGGCGGAAAGAAGACCTGACCGGCCATGATACCTCCATGCTCTCGGACCGGCACATGGCAGAGGCCGACGTGACCCGGCGGCTGGTGGAAAAGAGCCGGTGCCGGGATTTTAACGAGTGGTGGGACCGGGCCTTTGAATCGGGCGGGCGGGATCGGGATGCGGACGCCTTTTTCCGGGAGCTGCTGGCCTTTGTCATGCTGCTCCGCGACCCGGCGGCCCCTTCGGATTCGGAGACCGAAGGCCGCGAGCAGTTTATGGCGGCCCGGATTCGGGAAGCGCTGGGAGAATCCGACCGGGTAATGGTCATCACGGGCGGTTATCACACCGAAGCCCTGGCCCGCCATCTGTCACAACCGGCAGATTCGCCTTCGCCTGAACCGCCGGAGGGCGAGGGGGGCGTCTACCTGGTTCCCTATTCCCTGCACCGGCTCGACACGGCCAACGGCTATGCGGCCGGCATCCCGGACTGCGGCTATTATCAGCGGCTCCGGGCCGTGACGGAAAAGGGGCATGAGAATCCCCATCGCACGGTTGCCGAACAACTGGCCGTGGAGATCGGGGGAGAATTGCGACGGCGCGGGGAATCGGTCTCCTTTTCCGAAAGCCTGGAGGCCGTGGTTCTCAGCCAGAGGCTGGGGCAGTTGCGGGGGGTATGTCCGGGCCGATCGGAAATTCTGGATGCCATGGAAACCGCCTTTGTCAGGGGTGAACTGGCCGAGGCAGGCGGGATGCGGCAGATCATCCGGGAGATGATCACCCCGGATAAAACCGGCAAACTGCCAAAGGGGCTGCCGGTTGCGCCCATTGTGGAAGACTTCCGCCACACCTGCGCGGCCTTCAGACTTCCGTTGCAGTGGGGCGATCCCAAAGCCAGATACCTGGACATCTACCGGTCTGAGCGCCACCGGCAGATATCACGCTTTTTTCATCAGCTTGCGTTTCTTGAGGTTCCCTATGCCACCCACAGGGCCGGGCCGGATTTTGCCGCAGGCAGCGACCTGAACCGGGTCCGGGAAATCTGGGAGGTGCAGTGGCAGTCGGAAACCGAGGCCTTTCTCACCGAGCAGATGCGCTATGGCGGGATGCTCCGGGACGCGGCCCTCAGCCTGCTGACCGAACGGCTTGAATCGGAGACCGGCGGTCCCGGCGCGGTGGCGCTTCTGATCAGCGCCCTGATGATGGGGCTTCATCCGATTCTGGAGCGGATTCTTCAGCCCATTGCTGACTGGCTTGTGAAAGAAGGGGACTTTGTCCGCCTGATTACGGGGCTGCGGGGGCTTTACGTGGCCCATACGGCCCGGAATGTCCTGGAGACAGAGGCCATTCCCCGGTTTCCGTTCCTGCTGGAACAGGGATTTCAACGGGCCTGTGCCGGCCTGACCTGGATCGGCGAGACCGATGAGGAACGGCTCTCGGAGGTCTCACGCGGCATGGCCGACCTGAACGGGTTCGGACTCCGGGGCGAGCCGTGGGCCGATGACGCGCTCTTTATCCGAAGCATCACGCCCCTTTGCGAGGCGACGGCCCCGCCCGTGATTCGCGGCACGGCATCGGGCATTCTCATCAGCCGGAAAATATGGGGGCGGGAAGAAGCCAAAGCCGCGCTGCGCCATGTCTGCGACCAGGCCTGGCACGACGCCGAAGCGCTGGGGGGATTCCTGGCCGGGTTTCTGCTGGTGGCGCGGGGGGCGCTGATCCGAAATCCCGATCTGGCCGGAGAGATGAGCAAAACCCTGGGCGCGTGGGACGAGGAAATTTTTATCAACGCCCTGCCCGCGCTCCGGCTGGCCTTTACCCACCTGACCCCGAGGGAGACCCGCGAACTGGCCCGCACCATCGGGGGGCTGACAGGCCGGAAAGAGAATTTCCTGAACCGGCCGTTGGAATGGTCCCCTGATGATCTGCGGATCATGGCCCGGCTTCGGGAACAGGTGGACGCAAGCCTTGTGCCGTGGGGCATCGGCGAGATACCGGAGGATTCGGATGAAAAATGA
- a CDS encoding TolC family protein, with translation MRLLKHMLKFIPTPGSGLTLSTDRRGGVIRAGRLFLFMAVMLFSRHACAYTLEELMAHAVNNRDTIREYVADLEKSREDVRFFRGNFYPRLDLNYTVNQLDDDTSSENEKNSIFAGAMTLNVFSGFKDTYDYQSGQYRYTATEFQLDAIKQDIQLAVALRLLAVYQSKAWLRVVEDTHTLYRERYTEAKLKHKVGLLKKADVLKIKVVMDDAAQNVRDAQARLAKDLNDLTRTVGMEDRRITLGQLGFTAFRKLPESVKTYEDYAPVLLEKRSELNALRSQQEAARLQIRSARASVYPRADLSLGYQRYGENYLPDGGDDSEDEVRLQMTVSMNIFDGFQKYTDIRKARLDSKSVRYQLNELEQTFKNELRNILEDLDVAFNNYQVAQESLTEAEENQRINELSFRKGVATATDILDAISYLSQARFNIITAGYGIFSNHYRLTRMIEGFDKNI, from the coding sequence ATGAGATTGTTGAAGCACATGCTGAAGTTCATCCCCACACCGGGGTCCGGCCTGACCTTGTCAACTGATCGGCGGGGAGGCGTGATAAGGGCCGGTCGTCTTTTCCTTTTTATGGCCGTCATGCTTTTCTCCCGACATGCCTGTGCCTATACCCTGGAAGAACTGATGGCACATGCGGTGAACAATCGCGATACGATCCGGGAGTATGTGGCCGATCTGGAGAAAAGCCGGGAGGATGTCCGGTTTTTCAGGGGAAATTTCTATCCCCGGCTCGACCTGAACTATACCGTCAACCAGCTGGATGACGATACTTCCAGCGAGAATGAAAAGAACAGCATTTTCGCCGGGGCCATGACCCTGAACGTCTTTTCCGGCTTCAAAGATACTTATGATTACCAGTCCGGCCAGTACCGGTATACGGCAACGGAATTTCAACTGGATGCGATCAAACAGGATATTCAACTGGCTGTGGCCCTCCGGCTGCTGGCGGTTTACCAGAGCAAGGCCTGGCTCCGGGTGGTGGAAGACACCCACACCCTGTACAGGGAGCGGTACACCGAGGCAAAGCTGAAGCATAAGGTGGGGCTGTTGAAAAAGGCCGATGTGCTTAAGATCAAGGTCGTCATGGATGATGCGGCGCAGAATGTCCGGGACGCCCAGGCCCGGCTGGCCAAAGACCTGAATGATCTGACCCGGACGGTGGGAATGGAAGATCGGCGGATAACGCTTGGTCAGCTGGGATTCACGGCTTTCAGAAAGCTGCCGGAATCCGTAAAGACATATGAGGACTACGCGCCGGTACTCCTGGAAAAGCGCAGCGAACTGAATGCGCTGCGCAGTCAGCAGGAGGCCGCCCGGCTTCAGATCCGGTCGGCCAGGGCGTCTGTTTACCCCCGGGCCGATCTTTCCCTGGGGTATCAGAGGTACGGGGAAAATTATCTGCCGGACGGCGGGGACGACAGCGAGGATGAGGTCCGCCTTCAGATGACGGTCTCCATGAATATTTTTGACGGGTTTCAGAAGTACACCGATATCCGAAAGGCGCGGCTTGATTCCAAATCCGTCCGGTATCAGTTGAACGAGCTGGAGCAGACGTTCAAAAATGAACTGAGAAACATCCTTGAGGATCTGGATGTGGCCTTCAACAACTATCAGGTGGCACAGGAGAGTCTGACCGAAGCGGAGGAGAATCAGCGGATTAACGAACTCTCGTTCCGGAAGGGCGTGGCCACGGCCACGGACATTCTGGACGCCATTTCCTATCTGTCCCAGGCCCGGTTCAATATTATCACGGCCGGCTATGGCATTTTTTCCAACCACTACCGGCTTACCCGCATGATCGAGGGGTTTGACAAAAATATATAA
- a CDS encoding protein-export chaperone SecB: MSEKSKFSFVDYRIVKLSFELNKDFEEKSGNIEIDPEISLNYEKIQDVLTLYLGVSVDDPKVPFTFTVVISGVFKFGDDVSGENTDSIANINCAAILFPFLREVVADLTRRAGFPPLLLPPINFVSAYRRKKGSEESIGLA, encoded by the coding sequence ATGAGTGAAAAATCCAAATTTTCGTTTGTTGATTATCGTATTGTAAAATTGTCCTTTGAGCTAAACAAAGACTTTGAGGAAAAATCCGGTAATATTGAAATTGACCCTGAAATCAGCCTGAACTATGAAAAAATTCAGGATGTTTTAACACTTTATCTGGGTGTCAGCGTTGATGATCCGAAAGTTCCGTTCACGTTCACCGTGGTTATCAGCGGCGTATTTAAGTTCGGGGATGATGTTTCCGGGGAAAATACGGACAGCATCGCCAATATCAATTGCGCGGCAATATTGTTTCCGTTTTTAAGAGAAGTCGTTGCCGATCTGACAAGGCGGGCCGGGTTTCCGCCATTATTGTTGCCGCCGATTAATTTTGTCAGCGCTTACAGGCGGAAAAAAGGGTCCGAAGAAAGTATTGGGCTGGCATAA
- a CDS encoding GAF domain-containing protein: MYGEVLQIILNAMRSPCGMFASMNEAGDRVIHATICDSPDKCETEEKSGYFPHRSRNYALWARCGKEKKSFASDGPFDIPEGHIPIIRAMAVAIIHREEVIGNLTVSNKSTDYTDSDMKLLETIADHIAPILYARMKAQQAG; this comes from the coding sequence ATGTACGGCGAGGTATTGCAGATTATCTTAAACGCCATGCGCAGCCCTTGCGGAATGTTTGCCAGTATGAATGAGGCAGGCGACAGGGTTATTCATGCCACAATCTGCGACAGCCCGGATAAATGCGAAACGGAGGAAAAAAGCGGCTATTTTCCGCACAGATCCCGGAATTATGCCTTATGGGCCAGATGCGGTAAAGAGAAGAAAAGTTTTGCTTCCGACGGACCCTTCGACATCCCCGAAGGACACATTCCGATCATCCGGGCCATGGCGGTGGCCATTATCCACAGGGAAGAGGTCATCGGCAATTTAACGGTCAGCAATAAATCCACCGATTATACAGACAGCGATATGAAACTGCTGGAAACCATTGCGGATCACATCGCTCCGATTCTCTATGCCCGGATGAAGGCACAGCAGGCCGGATGA
- a CDS encoding hybrid sensor histidine kinase/response regulator, with amino-acid sequence MEKNETVSDLRRQAEKELGIRLRDAEKQTELSPEEKDRLLHELQVHQIELEMQNDELRRIQLELETARNRYSDLYDLAPVGYITVSGEGLISEANLTISAMLGVEKSSVIGKPFSRFIASDSQDVYYFHRRKLFKTGCRQICEIELRKQDGPRFYVRLESILAEDAEGKMSPQARTVVTDISAHKQIEEEKKILESQIRQANKMEAIGTLAGGIAHDFNNVLSIIIGNAELASDDLPPSHPAHLNIDEIRKAGMRAADIAKQLLSFTRKTKQNLKPLDAGPVIRDVLRFMRSTIPTTIDIRQNFNATDTFVLADPTQITQVMMNLCTNAFQEMGKTGGILEISVENVVLDEEVAANYPHLSKGRYLRITVSDTGSGINSEIVDKIFDPYFTTKEFGHGSGMGLSVVHGIVKNHGGAITVDSEPGKGTAFNVFFPVVTEKPVRKTEPAGKPAYGNETILLVDDEKSVVKITGRLLERLGYQVETRTDPAEALKLFQSKSDQFDLVITDMTMPHMTGVTLSEKLLEIRKNIPIIICTGHSPLVDEKKARAMGIAAYVMKPVIRQEIARIIRELLDVQAG; translated from the coding sequence ATGGAAAAAAATGAGACCGTATCCGACCTGCGCAGACAGGCTGAAAAGGAACTGGGAATCCGACTGAGGGACGCTGAAAAACAGACGGAGCTTTCACCTGAAGAAAAAGATCGCCTGCTCCATGAACTTCAGGTCCACCAGATTGAACTGGAGATGCAGAATGACGAGCTTCGCCGTATTCAACTGGAACTCGAAACCGCCCGAAACAGGTATTCCGATTTATACGATCTTGCCCCTGTCGGCTATATCACCGTTTCCGGGGAAGGACTGATTTCGGAGGCAAACCTCACCATTTCTGCCATGCTGGGCGTGGAAAAAAGCTCAGTGATCGGCAAGCCTTTTTCCCGATTCATTGCCAGCGATAGTCAGGATGTGTATTATTTTCACCGCCGGAAGCTTTTCAAAACCGGGTGCAGGCAGATCTGCGAAATTGAGCTCAGGAAACAGGACGGTCCCCGGTTTTATGTTCGGCTGGAAAGTATTCTGGCAGAAGATGCCGAGGGGAAAATGTCACCACAGGCCCGAACCGTTGTTACTGATATAAGCGCGCACAAACAGATCGAAGAAGAAAAGAAAATCCTTGAATCCCAAATTCGTCAAGCTAATAAAATGGAAGCAATCGGCACGCTGGCCGGCGGGATCGCCCATGATTTTAATAATGTGCTGAGTATTATTATTGGCAACGCCGAACTGGCCTCAGATGATCTTCCCCCCTCGCATCCTGCCCATCTTAACATTGATGAGATCAGAAAGGCAGGGATGAGGGCAGCAGATATCGCAAAACAACTTCTCAGCTTCACCCGGAAGACAAAACAAAATCTGAAACCGCTGGACGCGGGTCCGGTGATCAGAGACGTTCTCAGATTTATGCGGTCAACGATTCCGACCACCATTGATATTCGTCAGAATTTCAATGCCACAGATACATTTGTTCTTGCCGATCCGACCCAGATAACCCAGGTCATGATGAACCTGTGTACCAATGCTTTTCAGGAGATGGGGAAAACAGGCGGAATTCTGGAGATCAGTGTGGAAAATGTGGTTTTGGATGAGGAAGTCGCCGCCAACTATCCTCACCTGAGCAAAGGCAGGTATCTCAGAATAACGGTAAGTGATACCGGATCGGGAATAAATTCAGAAATCGTTGACAAAATATTTGACCCGTACTTTACAACCAAAGAATTCGGACACGGTTCAGGCATGGGGCTGAGCGTGGTTCACGGTATCGTTAAAAATCATGGCGGTGCTATTACCGTTGACAGTGAACCCGGAAAAGGCACCGCCTTCAACGTATTTTTCCCTGTGGTTACTGAAAAACCGGTCCGTAAAACCGAACCTGCGGGGAAACCTGCTTATGGTAATGAAACCATACTTCTTGTGGATGATGAAAAATCTGTTGTGAAAATAACCGGACGTCTATTGGAACGTCTTGGGTATCAGGTTGAAACCCGAACGGACCCGGCAGAAGCATTGAAGCTGTTCCAGTCGAAATCGGATCAGTTTGATCTGGTCATTACAGACATGACCATGCCGCATATGACCGGTGTTACATTATCTGAAAAACTGCTGGAGATTCGGAAAAATATTCCGATCATTATCTGCACAGGACACAGCCCCCTTGTTGATGAGAAAAAAGCCAGGGCAATGGGTATTGCCGCCTATGTCATGAAGCCGGTCATCAGACAGGAGATCGCCAGAATCATCCGGGAACTGCTGGATGTTCAGGCAGGTTAA
- a CDS encoding type II toxin-antitoxin system MqsR family toxin: protein MQKYGVAHYDLDEIKELLDDPGTRIITRESRKGAVRLGYAGDSDMVRRVQKLRKNEIYKTMEAEKCPGLWQDVYRTSDNAFRLYIKLQKAVNGKGVIISFKER from the coding sequence TTGCAAAAATATGGTGTTGCTCATTACGATCTGGACGAAATTAAGGAACTTCTGGATGATCCGGGGACAAGAATCATCACCCGGGAGAGTCGCAAAGGCGCTGTACGGCTGGGATATGCGGGTGATTCTGACATGGTGAGGCGGGTTCAGAAGCTCAGAAAAAACGAAATCTATAAGACGATGGAAGCGGAAAAGTGTCCGGGGCTGTGGCAGGATGTGTACAGAACTTCGGATAACGCATTTAGGTTGTACATAAAGCTGCAAAAAGCGGTGAATGGCAAAGGTGTGATCATATCATTCAAGGAAAGATAG